TACGTGATACCAAGGAACCATCAGGGGTGTATTGTCTATCAGCGAAGACTTCAAACAGTAATTCAATGCCGGCTTTATGTGCGATTTTAATTGCTTGGCTGTTATCTATTTTACTTAGTACCATTAACTTTAACTCACTGGGGTAACTTGCGATTGCCTGTGCAATGGTGTTAAGTAACTCGGAGTTTGCCATCATATCGTTATAAAGTGCGCCGTGTGGTTTTACGTAGCTAAGGCTAAGCCCTTGTACTTTTGCCATGCCTTCGAGTGTTGCGATTTGGTAGTGCAGTAAATTGGTCAGCTCGGTATTTGATAGTTGCATGCTACGCCTGCCGAAACCTTGCCTGTCTGGGTAACTTGGATGCGCACCTATCTCAACATTATGAAGTTTCGTTAGACTCAGTGTTTGCGCCATTACATTTGGGTCGCTAGCATGAAAGCCACACGCAATGTTTGCCATATCAATTACTGCCATGGCTTGTTCGTCACAACCAAGTGAGTATTGGCCAAAACTTTCACCTAAATCGCAATTGAGCTTCATGGTTTATCCTTGGCAGCGTTTGATGTTATCGAGAATAATGCCGCTAGCCATAGCAACATTGAGTGATTCAGCCTGACCAAATGCAGGTATAGTTATTTTTTTAGTAATCGTACTGGCAATATGCTCGCGAATACCGTGAGATTCGCTACCCATCACTAATATTAAGTCGCTTTCAAAGTGGGTTGCGTGAATGCTTTCGCCGCCTAAGTAAGCGCCATAGACAGGACGAGTTTGCTTACTAAAGTAGTCAGT
This region of Pseudoalteromonas spongiae UST010723-006 genomic DNA includes:
- a CDS encoding 5-oxoprolinase subunit PxpA; protein product: MKLNCDLGESFGQYSLGCDEQAMAVIDMANIACGFHASDPNVMAQTLSLTKLHNVEIGAHPSYPDRQGFGRRSMQLSNTELTNLLHYQIATLEGMAKVQGLSLSYVKPHGALYNDMMANSELLNTIAQAIASYPSELKLMVLSKIDNSQAIKIAHKAGIELLFEVFADRQYTPDGSLVSRNLEGSVHNETKLLEQVSELKQFGTITTRDGSKLTLQCDSLCVHGDNPSAVAQIAKIKQIIGSNE